Below is a genomic region from Leptospira barantonii.
TTTGAGTTCGAGGATGCTCATGCGGTCGATGAGCCAAGCCGGGGTTTCCGAGTTCATTTTCGCGCCGGGTTTTTTGGAAACGTTTTGAAATTCCGCGGAAATACGGTCGTCTAAAATTTCAACGAGATCGGTGCGTTCCTGATTGAGTTTATCGATTTGTCTTTTGAAACCCACCAGTTCCTTGTCCGGAAGGTCCGGTCTGCGAATTTCGTCTTCCACGTGCCATTGGATGGTATCGATTTGATTTTTGCTGTACAGGATCGATTCTATGCTATCGGACGGGAACGGATTCGGGGAAGTCGCTTCCTTTTTATGCCAGTCAACCACGGATTGACGAAAAACGGATACAACTGAGTTCGCTTTCAAGGTCATTGTGTATAACTTTGCGCGGTAAGCCAGAAAATCAAGAGAAAACATTCTCAGATATGCGATTCAAACGGTTGGTGCTTCGAGAAATCCTTTACTTTCTCGTCCTATTAAAATAGAGTCACCTGCGTTTTATGGCACGAAAAATTCATCCTGAAATTCTGAAATTTCTTTCCGGGATATCCTTGTTTCAAAAATTATCTCCGGCCGTTCTGACTCGTATCTATCAAAACATCGAGGAAAGGAACGTTTACAACCACGACGTGATCTACTTTCGAGGCGATATATCGGATAAGCTATTTATAGTTCGACACGGCGAGGTGATGCTTACTTTCGGAGAATCCGGAAAAGCGGTTAAGTATTTGGGCGAAGGAGAATTTTTCGCGGAGAACAGTTTGATGACCCGGACGCAACACGGCGGTTCGGCGATTGCGGTGATGGACACTTTGTTGTATGTTCTTGACGGACATTTCTTTTTGAAGCTCGCCGAGAAGGAACCGATCCTTTCCGGCAATTTGATTCGATTGATGAGCAATCGATTTCGGGAACATCTGGAACCCGAAGACAAACTGAGTTCTCTTCCGAGAAGGATGATCTGTCACGTTCCTTTGGAAGAGGTTCAAGGTTATAAGGAGAAGTTAGACGCTATCGTGAAGATAGGCGGGTATTCTCACGAAGGAAAGATGACCTTGGTTCCCATGGAATCCTTCGAGAAGGTAAGCATTCAGGATGCGATTCGAAAACTTTCTCTTTTACGAAATCAGTTTCCGGTCATTCATTTATATTTTCAACACGCGGGTCTGAAGCCGGAGTTGGATAAGTTGCTCTTACAAGCGGATCAGATCGTTTTCTGGGAGGACAATCCGGAACGAAATCAAAAGAAAAAAACCGAAATCATCACTTACTTCCGTTCGAGAATCCGCAACTTCGCGGGAAGAACGATCCGTTATGTGGACTCGGTCAATTCCATTCGACCGGAAGACAGCGTAAAACATCAGAAAATCTTTCATAAGGAAGAAACATTCTCCCGCTATCTCGTGTCTAGAACCAGAGGACTCGCGTTAGGTGGAGGAGGTGCAAGAGCGTTAGCTCACGTAGGACTTCTTCGAGTATTAGAAAGAGAGAATATAAAAGTGGATCTTGTTTCCGGCGCATCTTTCGGAGCGGTGATCGCGGCCTTGTATGCGCGAGGAGAAAACACGGATACGATTCAAAAGATGATTTATAAGTTTTTCGGAGGATTGGATAAACCTTTCGATCCTACGGTTCCTCTCGTTTCCTTTTTTAAAGGAAAGAAAATGAATCGAATGCTGAAAGATGCGTTCGGTTCCGCCTTGATCGAAGACTTAAAAATTCCGTTCGTGACTTCCGCCGTGGATCTTCACAGCGGAGAAGAATACATCATGGACCGAGGTCCGATTTGGGAAGCTCTTGCGGCGGCGATGAGTTTGCCAGGAATGTTTCCTCCCGTATTTCACGGAGATCATCTGCTCGTGGACGGAGGAGTCATCAACAACGTTCCCGAAAATTTAATCCGACAAAGAGGAGCGGACATCGTTCTTTCCGCGAACGTTTCCCCTTTGAGAGACGAAGCCATCGTTCGTCTATTGGAGGATCGAAAGGTCACGGGAAAATCGTTCTTCAAAAATTTATGGGAGGACTTAAAGTATCCGCCCATTCTAAAGATTATGGGAAGAGCGATCACACTCGAAGGAAGGGAAATCACGAAACTCAGAAAGGATAAGATGGATTTGTTCATCAACCTTCATATAGAAGAATTCTCCTTTTTCGATTTCAATAAGTTTCGTGAAATCATCCGAAAGGGAGAAGAGGAGACGGAGAATCATCTCGAAGAGATATACGGCCTCTTTTATCCCGGAAAAAAATATTCAAAGAAGAAACGATAAAAGAAATTCCTGAAGTCGGGCCGATTCCCTTTTGTAGTTGAATCTCCATTCTTCGCTACCGGAAGGCCCGACAGTGTTAGTTAACGCAAAAAAAGAATAAAGAGGAATTCCGAAATCTCGGCAAACTTTTGCGAGTCCGAAACATTCCATGTTTTCAAAACCGAGATCGTGTTCTCTCAGATATTCGAGGGCCTTGCCGGAAACATTTTCAATCGTGATCGATCCGGTTGCGTTGGTTTTTGAAATCAGGATTTCTTCCATTGACGTAAATTCGAAAGAATGTGGGAACTCATACGAATCGGGAACGATCTCCGGAACTCGAACCTTTCGTTCCAACTTTGCAAGTTCCTGATTTTCGATATGATTCGAAAAACCGAATCGATCTTTCCAAAAGCTGGGATGAAGCCAAGGATAAACGCCGGCCGAACCGACAAATAGAACCTGAGTAGGCAGTTCCAAGTGTTTGTTTTGGTGTTCGAGTAAAAATCTTTGAAGACGAAGCCCCGCTTCCAAATTTCCGATGCCACAAAGAAGAGCGGGATACTTTCCCGATTTCGAGATCAGATCCAGTTCGTCTGCGATCGCGGAACATATTAGAGTTTTTGCAGGTTCAATCCTCATCGTTTTCATACATGGATTGTATCACGTTATTGTAAAGTGAAAATACCACGTTTCGTTTGAGTTTCATCGTTTCGGTCATTTCTTTTCCCTTTTCGAATTCTTTGGGAAGAATGTGGACGTGTGCGATTTTTTCGAAGGATTTAAAACCCGCTCTCGTGGAAACTTTATCCTTTACGATATTCTTAAAGAATACGCTTACTTCTTTGGATGAATTCCATTCGTTCGGATCTTTCGGAATTTTCTTTCCTTGTGCGGAGAATTCTTCCTGAACCCGATCGTAAAACGGAACGATCAAAACTCCTAAGTTCTTTCGATCCTGACCGACAACGATGACTTGATTGATGAATTCCGATTCGGTAAGTTTTGCTTCGATCGGTGCCGGTTCCAGATTCTCACCTCCGGAAAGAACGATCGTATCCTTTGCTCTTCCCGCGAATTTCAGTTCTCCCGTATGGGTCCAAGTGAGAATATCTCCGGAGTCGAGCCATCCATCTTGCAACGCCTTGGCGGTTTTTTCGCGTTCTTTGTAATAGCCAACGGTTACGTGCGGGCCCTTGTGCCAAGCGACTCCCTTTTCACCGGGAAGACTTACGATTCTTCCGTCTTCGCCCACGAGTTTGATCGCGGTTCCGGGTAACGGAGCGCCGATCGCGCCATTCTTCGGAAGTGGAAATTCTCCGATCGCTCCGATTCCGGTGGTTTCCGTCATACCGTACGTTTCTATGATCGGTATTCCGGCGCTACGAAAGAAAAATTGAATGTGAGAAGGCATAGCACCCGCGCCGCATAACGCGAATCTCATCTTTCCTCCGAAAAGATCCCGCACTCTTTGCAGAATTTTATAGGAAAGAATCTTAACGGGATAAAGAGAAAGAAGAAGGACGCTCGCGACAAAACGATCCATAACTTTTTGATTCGGATTTTCCGTATCGGTAGTCGCGTAAGAATCTCGGATCGTATCTTGAAGACTTGTAGTAATCGCGGCCATTCTTACCGCGAAATGAAAGAGTTGTTGTCTAAGAGGAGGAGACTTCCGGACCGTATCGTGAATTCTTTTGTAAAGACCTTCCCAAAGTCTCGGAACCGAAACAAGAACGGTCGGTTTTACTTTCTGCATATCCGCAGGAATCGTAGGAACCGAAGAACATGCCATGGACGCTCCCCAAGCGATGAGAGTAGTTTCCAAAAGTCTTTCCGCGATATGCCAAGGCGGAAGAAACACGATGGTTCTATCGTTGCAGGAACCTGGAACAAATTCCTGTAGTTGATGGATTCCCCAAGTAAAACTTCTGTGATTCAACATCACACCTTTCGGAGCTCCGGTCGTACCGGAAGTATAGATGATCGTTGCGAGATCCTTTCCGATCAATGTTTCTCCTCTTTGAACGTACGGTTTGTCTCCTTTTTTCATTCTGGATTTTTCGCCTTCTAAAAGCGCTTCTTCTAAAAAAACGAATTTGATTCCGGAAAGTTGTACACGTGCGTTTTCCAAATCCTTCCACTTGGAAGGAGGATCGATGAGAAGAATCGTCTTTACGTCCGCCAAACTCGATTTGTCCTCGAGTAATTTTTTGAGAACCTTTTCGTTTTCTAAAAAGAGAACCTTCGCTTCCGAATGTCCGAGAATGTATTTCAGATCATCCAAGGTTGCGTCGCATCCTCTCGGAACGTCCACACATCCGATCGTAACTAGCGAAAGAGAACATAGAGACCATTCGTATCGGTTGTCGCAGATAAGCCCGGCCGTGTTTCCTTTTTGCATTCCGAGATCGATCAAGAACATGGAGAGGTTTTTTAGATTTTCATACCAATCCTTATAAGAGATTCCGCGAAAGTCGCCGGATTCTTCCCGAATCCAATACATGGGTCGGTCCGCATAAACTACGGAAACGTCCTTAAGAAGATGATAAAGGCTCGTCTTTTCCATAAATTCGATTAGGGGAGGAGTCCCAGAGTTTCCCGGGTTCCGGTCATCAGATTGATGTTTTGCAACGCCTGACCCGCCGCACCTTTGACCAAGTTGTCCAAGGCGGCAACGATGACTAACGTGTTTCCTCTTCTACGAACGCTGATGTCCAGGAAGTTCGTATGTTGGATTTTTTTGAGTTCGATCTCTTCCGGAGTATTTAAGATCCGGATAAACGGTTCGTTTTGGGAAGAATTTCTCAAAACTTCGATCGGGTCCCGCGAAGGTTCGGCGTCCAATTCCAAAAAGATCGTGGAAAGAATTCCTCTATAAACCGGAAGAAGATGGGGCGTAAAGATCACTTCGGGTTCTGCTAAACCGGACTTTGCGTAAACGTATTCTTTGATCTCCGGTTCGTGTTGATGGGTAAGAACCTTATAGGCACGAAAGTTTTCATACACACCCGTATAAGAAAATCCAGCGTCTTCCGTTCTTCCACCCGCGCCGGAAACTCCCGATTTGGAATCCGCTACGATCCGAGGTCTCAGATTTTTTCTGAGTTCGTTTAACAAAAACACGGGAAGAATCACCGAAGTGGAAAAACAACCCGGGTTGGAAACGAAGTCCGCGTTTTTCAGTTTATCCCGAAAGATTTCCGGAATTCCGAAAACCGCCTTGTCCACATACGAAAATTTCGTATGTTTTAGTTTATAAGATTTTTCTAATATTTCTTGATCGTGAAGTCTATAGACCCCGGAAAGATCGATCACTTTATGACCGGCGTCCAAAAACTTCGGTGCGGATTCCACGGAAACTTCGTTCGGAACCGCAAGAACCACCAAGGATTTTTTAGGAACCGCGTCCTCGTGTTTATGAAATGTGAGATTTTTTGGAAACGGAATTTCGGGAAAAACTTCGGAGAGGGTTTTGCCCGCGAGTTTATCGCTCGTGATATGTACGACTTCGTGTTCCGACTGATGAGAAAGAAGTGAAAGTAATTCCTTACCGGTTAAACCGCCCGCTCCTAAGATACTGATCTCCGCCATAATCCTCGTTATCTTTTATAAGATTCGTTTTTTGTGTTTCTTATAGAAAGATTTTAATTCGGGGAGAATGCTGTAACTAAAAAAAACGCCGGGTGATTTCTCATCCGGCGGTCAAGGGTTCCTAAAAAGAAAGCCAGTGGGTTACTTAGCCTGCGGCCTGCTCCAATTTTTCCTCTTTACGAGGTTTTTTATTATCTTGAGCCAGCAAAGGCAGACTGTTCAGATCTCTTACCATGTTCTCCACGGTGAAAGCGATCTCGGGATTATTTTTGAGGTATTCTTTAGCCGCCTCTTTTCCTTGCCCGATCTTTTCCGTATTATAAGAATACCAGGCTCCGGCCTTGCTAATGATATCATGTTTCACACCAAGGTCAACCAGAGAACCTTCTCTGCTGATCCCTGCGTTGAAGATTATGTCAAATTCTGCCTGTTTAAAAGGCGGCGCACACTTGTTTTTCACGACTTTGACACGAACCCGGTTTCCGACGGATTCTTCCTTTTCCTTGAGGGTTTCGATTTTACGGATGTCCAAACGAACCGAACAATAGAATTTCAGAGCGTTTCCACCCGTGGTCGTTTCCGGAGAACCGAACATAACCCCGATTTTCATCCGGATCTGGTTGATAAAGATAACTACGGTTTTGGATTTTGCGATCGTTCCGGTTAACTTTCTGAGTGCCTGGGACATGAGTCTTGCTTGTAAACCCATGTGAGAATCTCCCATATCTCCTTCGATTTCGGCTTTTGGAACCAAGGCCGCTACCGAGTCGATTACGATCAAATCGATCGCGTTGCTTCGAACCAGGGATTCGCAGATCTCAAGGGCTTCTTCTCCGTTGTCCGGCTGAGAAACCAAAAGTTCGTCGATATTCACTCCGAGTTTTTTTGCATAAGAAGGATCTAATGCGTGTTCTGCGTCGATAAACGCCGCCACTCCGCCTCTTTTCTGAGCTTCCGCAATCGCCGAAAGGGTAAGAGTGGTTTTACCGGAAGATTCCGGTCCGTAGATCTCTACAATTCTACCGATCGGATAACCGCCGATTCCGAGCGCGATGTCCAGATCCAAAGAACCCGAAGGAATCACTTGCACGGTTTGTTTCGCCGCATCGGATCCTAATTTCATGATCGCACCTTTTCCAAATTGTTTTTCAATTTGGCTCATCGCTTGCTCGATCGCTAACTTCTTGGAATCGTCTACGTTCTGAGCTTCTTCTTTACTTTTCTTCATAATACCTTCTCCCATGTTTTCTGCCTCCTTCCTTTACGGTTCTTGGCAGTGGCGCCGCGGAGTTGTAAGCGGCTTACTTTTTAGTATAGTTCTTGATCCGGACAAATTTTGGTCTCAAAAACTAAAAAAACAAATCTGATACGATTTTTTTCGAAAACTTAGGTTTATGTCACCCGGTTTTCTATGGGCAACTCTAAATTATATGTAATTATTTGTATAGCAAAAATTTGAGTATTATTGAGAAAGAATCGATTTTTTTTCTTCATCCAAAGTCTTTTGAGCCTGGACCGCCTTGCGAAGGGTTTCCTTGTTTCTCAGAAGAAAACTTCTAAAGAAAAGAATCGTAAGAATGAGCGCACCCAAAGAGAGAAGAACGCCTAATGTCCAACGAAGCCAAAAGGAAACCGCGGTTTGCGAAGGAAAGAAGAATAACGTGCCGTCTATCAAACGTAGTTTTTCGCAACCCTGGCATTTTTCGTTCTTACTTCTGAAGAACGAATTCAATTCTCCCAAAGAAGTTTGATTTTCGATCTTCCACTCCGGAGTTTCCTGAGAATAGAGAAGCGTTTCGTCTTCGGAAAAATAAAAAAACGAGGAGGCGAGTCCCGCCTTTGGGAATTCCACGGAAGGAATTCCGGTTCTTCTTCCCAGATAAAAATCGATATAATAATCCTTAATTTGAAAGTTACGGGTTTGAGAAAGATTCGGAAATTCCGATCCGAAAGAAACCATCGTAAACAAAGTCGATTTTTGATTTCGAATTCGAATCCCGCCCAGGTTCGGAATTTTTTTGAATTCGGTTCTTAAGAATTCTTGAGAAGGAAAAGAAGACGTTTCCAGTTTCGGAGAAAGAACCTTTTTGAGATAGGATTCCAGTCTGGATTCTTCCTCTTTTTTCCAAACAGGAATCGATTCGATCAGCCAGGATTTTTCCACCGAAGCGGGATCACCTAAGAATCGTTTGAGAACGGTGAATCTCTGCGAAAGAGCGGAGGTTTCCGCGTTTGCGGAAGAATTCCAAAGAAAGAATAGAATGGAAAAAAGATAAAAACGTTTCATAGGATTCCTAACAAAAAAGAACGGACTCAATTCTTGTTCGGTTTCCTCTATCTGAAAAGAATAAATTCTTTCCGAATCGTTTTTTTAAACGGTCCTTTGTCTCTTGGGAGCATTTTCTCCTATACAATAGGAGAATCTTTGAAATAATCATAGAAACCGATTTTAGGTCCTTTCATGTCCGATTGTCCACTTTGTAAGTTCCATCAATCCGGAGACGACTCTGAAATTCTTTTCCGTTTCGGAGAATTTTCGGTCCGTCATTCCGAAGAAGAAAAAAAACTCAAAGGGTATCTTTATATAGAACCCCGTTCTCATTGGACCTCGTATCAAGATTGGTCCAAGGATGCGTTCTCCGATTTCGGCAAGGCGCTCGAGTTTGCGACCAATTGGATCTATAAAAACCATTCTCCCGTTAAAGTGTATACGGTGACGGTTTCGGAGATGGTTCCTCACATGCACTTCCACTTGATTCCGCGTTATTCCGAAGAATTGAAAGGGGTCGATTATATTCGACTTGCGCTTCAGGGAAAATTGCCCGATCAGAATTACATTCGAGATTTATAATGGACTTGTTTAAAAAAATTGGAGGAAAGTATATGAGAGTTTTGAAATCGAGAAACATTCTGCTTTTGGCGCTTGTTTCCTTTTTGCTGAGCGGTTGTATCTATAGGGATATTCGAGTTCCCGGTCTGGGTACGAATTATACTCAATATTTGATCTCATCGGATGATTTTCAAATTTTGGGAACCGTGGAAACCGAAGGGGTTTATACGTCTTGGTTGATGCTCGTGGTTACGGGTGAAACCGGTTATAAAGAATTGCGCGATAAATCCAAAGCCATGGGCGGGGACGAGATCATGAACTATCGTTTCGAAGTCGAGGAAACGAGTATTCTTTTGGTCGTTTGGAACCGGGTCAAATGGAAAGCAACGGCTCACGCGATCAAATACAGGGAAAAAATCAAAAAGCCTTAAGAGGAAAAACTAAAGACTCCGAGAAACTTCGGAGTCTAAAAGGATAGAATGCAGACAAACAAAGCCCACCTGATCCTGGAAGCGGGATTGTCCAGAAAAGCAGATTTTGTAGAAATATTCGAAGAGGAGACAAGGTCTTCCTCGGTAAGTTTAAGAGATCAAAAAATCGAACAGAGTTTCGCCGGTATCGATTACGGAATCGGAATTCGACTGATTTACGGAACCGACGTTCTCTACGCTCATACAAACAACGAAGATCCGGAACATTTAATTTCTCTAATAGACCTCTTGGCCGATTCAAGAGGAGCCGCGAAAGGAAAAGGACAAGCCCTCGTACTCAGAGGCGATGTAAAAACTCCTTCGTTTCCGGTAAATATCAGAGATCCTCGTAAGGTTTCTCCGGATGAAAAACTAGAACTATTATTTCGAGCGGACAAAACCGCTCGGGGCACGTCTTCCAATATCGTCCAAGTCAGCGCGTCCGCATCCGATTCCGTTTCCAGAATCGGAATCTACAACTCGGAAGGATTGTCCTTAGAAGACTTACGGGTGAGAAGTCGTTTTAGCATCAACGTCGCCGCCGAAAAAGGGGGAGA
It encodes:
- a CDS encoding DUF4254 domain-containing protein, giving the protein MTLKANSVVSVFRQSVVDWHKKEATSPNPFPSDSIESILYSKNQIDTIQWHVEDEIRRPDLPDKELVGFKRQIDKLNQERTDLVEILDDRISAEFQNVSKKPGAKMNSETPAWLIDRMSILELKIYHMEEQTQRKDVDENHIQTCKRKLDVLLEQRIDLSKCLDELLEDLKSGDKFYKVYRQMKMYNDQTLNPSLYSKKS
- the recA gene encoding recombinase RecA, translated to MGEGIMKKSKEEAQNVDDSKKLAIEQAMSQIEKQFGKGAIMKLGSDAAKQTVQVIPSGSLDLDIALGIGGYPIGRIVEIYGPESSGKTTLTLSAIAEAQKRGGVAAFIDAEHALDPSYAKKLGVNIDELLVSQPDNGEEALEICESLVRSNAIDLIVIDSVAALVPKAEIEGDMGDSHMGLQARLMSQALRKLTGTIAKSKTVVIFINQIRMKIGVMFGSPETTTGGNALKFYCSVRLDIRKIETLKEKEESVGNRVRVKVVKNKCAPPFKQAEFDIIFNAGISREGSLVDLGVKHDIISKAGAWYSYNTEKIGQGKEAAKEYLKNNPEIAFTVENMVRDLNSLPLLAQDNKKPRKEEKLEQAAG
- a CDS encoding HIT family protein, with amino-acid sequence MSDCPLCKFHQSGDDSEILFRFGEFSVRHSEEEKKLKGYLYIEPRSHWTSYQDWSKDAFSDFGKALEFATNWIYKNHSPVKVYTVTVSEMVPHMHFHLIPRYSEELKGVDYIRLALQGKLPDQNYIRDL
- a CDS encoding long-chain fatty acid--CoA ligase; the encoded protein is MEKTSLYHLLKDVSVVYADRPMYWIREESGDFRGISYKDWYENLKNLSMFLIDLGMQKGNTAGLICDNRYEWSLCSLSLVTIGCVDVPRGCDATLDDLKYILGHSEAKVLFLENEKVLKKLLEDKSSLADVKTILLIDPPSKWKDLENARVQLSGIKFVFLEEALLEGEKSRMKKGDKPYVQRGETLIGKDLATIIYTSGTTGAPKGVMLNHRSFTWGIHQLQEFVPGSCNDRTIVFLPPWHIAERLLETTLIAWGASMACSSVPTIPADMQKVKPTVLVSVPRLWEGLYKRIHDTVRKSPPLRQQLFHFAVRMAAITTSLQDTIRDSYATTDTENPNQKVMDRFVASVLLLSLYPVKILSYKILQRVRDLFGGKMRFALCGAGAMPSHIQFFFRSAGIPIIETYGMTETTGIGAIGEFPLPKNGAIGAPLPGTAIKLVGEDGRIVSLPGEKGVAWHKGPHVTVGYYKEREKTAKALQDGWLDSGDILTWTHTGELKFAGRAKDTIVLSGGENLEPAPIEAKLTESEFINQVIVVGQDRKNLGVLIVPFYDRVQEEFSAQGKKIPKDPNEWNSSKEVSVFFKNIVKDKVSTRAGFKSFEKIAHVHILPKEFEKGKEMTETMKLKRNVVFSLYNNVIQSMYENDED
- the argC gene encoding N-acetyl-gamma-glutamyl-phosphate reductase, translating into MAEISILGAGGLTGKELLSLLSHQSEHEVVHITSDKLAGKTLSEVFPEIPFPKNLTFHKHEDAVPKKSLVVLAVPNEVSVESAPKFLDAGHKVIDLSGVYRLHDQEILEKSYKLKHTKFSYVDKAVFGIPEIFRDKLKNADFVSNPGCFSTSVILPVFLLNELRKNLRPRIVADSKSGVSGAGGRTEDAGFSYTGVYENFRAYKVLTHQHEPEIKEYVYAKSGLAEPEVIFTPHLLPVYRGILSTIFLELDAEPSRDPIEVLRNSSQNEPFIRILNTPEEIELKKIQHTNFLDISVRRRGNTLVIVAALDNLVKGAAGQALQNINLMTGTRETLGLLP
- a CDS encoding patatin-like phospholipase family protein, translating into MARKIHPEILKFLSGISLFQKLSPAVLTRIYQNIEERNVYNHDVIYFRGDISDKLFIVRHGEVMLTFGESGKAVKYLGEGEFFAENSLMTRTQHGGSAIAVMDTLLYVLDGHFFLKLAEKEPILSGNLIRLMSNRFREHLEPEDKLSSLPRRMICHVPLEEVQGYKEKLDAIVKIGGYSHEGKMTLVPMESFEKVSIQDAIRKLSLLRNQFPVIHLYFQHAGLKPELDKLLLQADQIVFWEDNPERNQKKKTEIITYFRSRIRNFAGRTIRYVDSVNSIRPEDSVKHQKIFHKEETFSRYLVSRTRGLALGGGGARALAHVGLLRVLERENIKVDLVSGASFGAVIAALYARGENTDTIQKMIYKFFGGLDKPFDPTVPLVSFFKGKKMNRMLKDAFGSALIEDLKIPFVTSAVDLHSGEEYIMDRGPIWEALAAAMSLPGMFPPVFHGDHLLVDGGVINNVPENLIRQRGADIVLSANVSPLRDEAIVRLLEDRKVTGKSFFKNLWEDLKYPPILKIMGRAITLEGREITKLRKDKMDLFINLHIEEFSFFDFNKFREIIRKGEEETENHLEEIYGLFYPGKKYSKKKR
- a CDS encoding phosphorylase, producing the protein MRIEPAKTLICSAIADELDLISKSGKYPALLCGIGNLEAGLRLQRFLLEHQNKHLELPTQVLFVGSAGVYPWLHPSFWKDRFGFSNHIENQELAKLERKVRVPEIVPDSYEFPHSFEFTSMEEILISKTNATGSITIENVSGKALEYLREHDLGFENMECFGLAKVCRDFGIPLYSFFALTNTVGPSGSEEWRFNYKRESARLQEFLLSFLL
- a CDS encoding LIC11742 family lipoprotein, which produces MRVLKSRNILLLALVSFLLSGCIYRDIRVPGLGTNYTQYLISSDDFQILGTVETEGVYTSWLMLVVTGETGYKELRDKSKAMGGDEIMNYRFEVEETSILLVVWNRVKWKATAHAIKYREKIKKP